In one Lolium rigidum isolate FL_2022 chromosome 3, APGP_CSIRO_Lrig_0.1, whole genome shotgun sequence genomic region, the following are encoded:
- the LOC124697690 gene encoding tryptophan synthase alpha chain-like — protein MAPALRVSTSTSSSAPSLTQRRRRGAVYSRTPLKPVFRALAAAAAVATPTPGRHRPLALPPTPKSVADAMSRVRAKGKTAFIPYITAGDPDLATTADALRLLDGLGADVIELGMPFSDPSADGAVIQASAKRALAAGASTNAVMAMLKEVTPELSCPVVIFSYFNPIVRRGTASFATAAKEAGVKGLIIPDLPYDEIRAFRKEAIKNSLELILLTTPATPADRMKEIAKASEGFVYLVSVVGVTGARATVNPRVEDLLKEIRQVTDKAVAVGFGISTPEHVNKIAEWGADGVIIGSAMVKQLGEAASTREGLKRLEVYARSLKDALP, from the exons ATGGCTCCCGCGCTCAGGGTGTCCACCTCCACGTCTTCCTCGGCTCCGTCGTTGACCCAGCGGAGGCGACGCGGGGcggtatattctcgaacgccgctGAAGCCTGTGTTCAGGGCGCTcgccgcagcggcggcggtggcaacGCCCACGCCGGGGAGGCACCGGCCGCTCGCCCTGCCGCCCACGCCCAAGTCGGTGGCAGATGCCATGTCCAGGGTCAGGGCCAAGGGCAAG ACGGCGTTCATTCCGTACATCACCGCCGGCGATCCGGACCTGGCGACCACCGCAGACGCGCTCAGGCTCCTTGACGGCCTCGGCGCCGACGTCATCGAGCTCGGCATGCCGTTCTCGGACCCCTCCGCTGACGGGGCCGTCATCCAGGCCTCGGCCAAGAGGGCGCTGGCGGCCGGCGCTTCCACGAACGCCGTGATGGCGATGCTCAAGGAGGTGACACCGGAGCTGTCATGCCCCGTGGTCATCTTTTCCTATTTCAACCCCATCGTCCGGCGAGGGACGGCTAGCTTTGCCACCGCAGCCAAAGAAGCCGGTGTCAAAG GTCTTATCATACCTGATCTTCCATACGACGAGATACGTGCTTTCAGGAAAGAAGCCATCAAGAACAGTCTAGAGCTG ATCCTCCTGACAACACCAGCTACACCAGCAGACCGGATGAAAGAAATCGCTAAGGCTTCTGAAGGGTTTGTTTACCTT GTAAGTGTTGTTGGGGTTACAGGAGCCCGAGCAACCGTGAATCCGCGTGTTGAGGATCTTCTTAAGGAGATTAGGCAG GTCACTGACAAAGCAGTAGCGGTTGGCTTCGGCATATCGACCCCGGAACATGTTAACAAG ATTGCAGAGTGGGGTGCAGATGGAGTGATCATTGGCAGTGCAATGGTGAAACAGTTGGGTGAAGCAGCATCCACAAGAGAAGGGTTGAAGAGACTAGAAGTATATGCTAGGAGTTTGAAGGATGCGCTTCCATGA